The following proteins come from a genomic window of Polaribacter dokdonensis:
- a CDS encoding DUF59 domain-containing protein: MTDKELEEIGDKIIRVLKTIYDPEIPVDIYELGLIYDVFVSDENNAKILMTLTSPNCPVAESLPVEIEDKVKSLKELNNCEVEITFDPTWTQEMMSEEAKLELGML; the protein is encoded by the coding sequence ATGACAGATAAAGAATTAGAAGAAATAGGAGACAAAATAATTAGGGTTTTAAAAACTATTTATGATCCAGAAATTCCTGTTGATATTTACGAACTTGGTTTAATTTACGATGTTTTTGTTTCTGATGAAAACAATGCTAAAATTTTAATGACACTTACATCTCCAAACTGCCCAGTTGCAGAAAGTTTGCCTGTAGAAATAGAAGATAAAGTAAAGTCTTTAAAAGAATTAAATAACTGTGAAGTAGAGATTACTTTTGATCCTACTTGGACTCAAGAAATGATGAGTGAAGAAGCAAAATTAGAGTTAGGTATGCTTTAA
- a CDS encoding DUF2480 family protein translates to MQDEIVNRVANSKLVTFDLEEIYPEGERVLIDIKDWLFQELILKEKDFRVFVKNHNWSKYKKTFVAVTCSVDAIIPSWAYMLIAAELAPHANKVVIGDLELLETVIYQELIGFLDLRHLADKPVILKGCADKPIPPSAFAFLIQKIQPIAKSILFGEACSTVPLYKSKN, encoded by the coding sequence ATGCAAGATGAAATTGTAAATAGAGTTGCCAACAGTAAATTAGTAACTTTTGATTTAGAAGAAATATATCCTGAAGGAGAAAGAGTTTTAATTGACATTAAAGATTGGCTTTTTCAAGAGCTAATTTTAAAAGAGAAAGATTTTAGAGTTTTTGTAAAAAACCATAATTGGTCTAAATACAAAAAAACATTTGTTGCAGTTACGTGTTCTGTAGATGCAATAATTCCTTCTTGGGCTTACATGCTAATTGCTGCAGAACTTGCACCACATGCTAATAAAGTGGTAATTGGTGATTTAGAATTATTAGAAACTGTTATTTATCAAGAATTAATTGGTTTTTTAGATTTAAGACATCTTGCAGACAAACCAGTTATATTAAAAGGCTGTGCAGACAAGCCAATACCACCTTCTGCTTTTGCATTTTTAATACAAAAAATTCAACCTATAGCTAAGAGTATTCTCTTTGGTGAAGCCTGTTCTACTGTGCCTTTGTATAAATCTAAAAATTAA
- a CDS encoding DUF3078 domain-containing protein encodes MPTPKWKIHGRFAFVFNQSSFSNWRTGGVNSIAGNLNVNYDFNYKKNNINWDSRLITSYGLSHLSEQGWRKTDDRVEFNTLFGLKTSTYWFFSFIGNFRTQYTLGYDYKKEPKERVSDFLSPAYLTFGPGMLWKKSDDLSINIAPATARYTFVNDFFSGKFGVAEGRNTAFSIGYSLSGYYKFQIMENIVMENILALYTDYLANVGNIDVDYQANIGFKVNKQIKMHLTFQAIIDDDSSSKIQFRQLFGLGVNYSFHERVSY; translated from the coding sequence TTGCCAACACCTAAATGGAAAATTCATGGAAGGTTTGCATTTGTATTCAATCAATCTTCGTTTTCTAATTGGAGAACTGGAGGTGTAAACTCAATTGCAGGAAACCTAAATGTAAACTACGATTTTAATTACAAGAAAAACAATATTAATTGGGATAGCAGACTAATAACCAGTTATGGTTTAAGTCATTTAAGCGAACAAGGCTGGAGAAAAACCGATGACAGAGTTGAGTTTAATACTTTGTTTGGTTTAAAAACATCTACCTATTGGTTCTTTTCCTTTATTGGAAATTTTAGGACACAATACACTTTAGGTTACGATTACAAAAAAGAACCCAAAGAACGAGTTTCAGACTTCTTATCTCCTGCTTATTTAACCTTTGGACCAGGAATGCTTTGGAAAAAATCTGATGATTTAAGTATAAATATTGCACCAGCTACAGCTAGATATACCTTTGTAAACGACTTTTTCTCTGGTAAATTTGGGGTTGCAGAAGGCAGAAATACAGCATTTAGTATTGGGTATAGTTTATCTGGCTACTATAAATTTCAAATCATGGAAAATATAGTAATGGAAAACATCTTAGCACTCTATACAGATTATCTTGCAAATGTGGGGAATATAGATGTAGATTATCAAGCAAATATTGGGTTTAAAGTAAATAAGCAAATTAAAATGCACTTAACATTTCAAGCCATCATAGATGATGATTCATCAAGTAAAATTCAATTTAGACAACTATTTGGTTTGGGTGTAAACTATAGTTTTCACGAAAGAGTTAGTTACTAA
- a CDS encoding DUF3078 domain-containing protein, protein MRKITLLLLFAFMSITLTAQNADELKKELASKKDSISKLQAKAKKIQGQIDKLPGWRVGAFGTIGASLSGFNNWYARNAPNADAANIGITVNAFANLIEEDFFWRNSGNLNLGWVKLDDKSISGDEDFETASDVFTLSSLYGKRLNKKWALSALGEYRTTLIDNFNDPGYLDLGAGLTWTPTSHLVVVMHPGNYNFVFSSGDTVFESSLGAKVVADYTNKYGGLSIKSNLSLFQSYKDGDLSNWTWTNSFGYTLWKGVGLGFEVGLRNNKQEALNNALLDNPAETFATVDNKLQTYWLFGLSYAF, encoded by the coding sequence ATGAGAAAAATTACACTATTGTTATTATTTGCGTTCATGAGCATAACATTAACAGCTCAAAATGCAGATGAATTAAAAAAAGAGCTAGCCTCTAAAAAAGATTCAATTTCTAAATTACAAGCAAAAGCAAAGAAAATTCAGGGCCAAATAGACAAACTTCCAGGTTGGAGAGTTGGAGCATTTGGTACTATTGGTGCTAGCTTATCTGGTTTTAACAACTGGTATGCTAGAAATGCACCTAATGCAGATGCTGCCAATATTGGAATTACTGTAAACGCTTTTGCCAATTTAATTGAAGAAGATTTTTTCTGGAGAAACTCTGGAAACCTTAATTTAGGTTGGGTAAAATTAGATGACAAATCTATTTCTGGAGATGAAGATTTTGAAACAGCTTCAGACGTATTTACCTTATCATCTTTATATGGTAAAAGATTAAATAAAAAATGGGCATTATCTGCACTTGGGGAGTACAGAACAACCTTAATAGATAATTTTAACGATCCTGGATATTTAGATTTAGGTGCTGGTTTAACTTGGACTCCAACAAGTCATTTAGTTGTAGTAATGCATCCAGGAAACTACAATTTTGTATTTAGCTCAGGAGATACTGTTTTTGAATCTTCTTTAGGTGCAAAAGTAGTTGCAGATTACACCAACAAGTATGGTGGTTTAAGTATTAAATCTAACCTATCTTTATTCCAAAGCTATAAAGATGGTGATTTATCTAACTGGACATGGACAAACTCTTTTGGATATACTTTATGGAAAGGTGTTGGTTTAGGTTTCGAAGTTGGTTTAAGAAACAACAAGCAAGAAGCTTTAAATAATGCTTTATTAGATAATCCTGCAGAAACTTTTGCAACTGTAGATAACAAATTACAAACCTATTGGTTGTTTGGTTTAAGCTATGCTTTTTAA
- a CDS encoding CNNM domain-containing protein, which produces MTLLIIYATVSIFFSFLCSILEAVLLSITPTFINLKKSEGLEYANELEVLKKDVDKPLIAILTINTIAHTVGAILVGVQAKVAYAEMYGTTTRSVFGIEFTEDVMVGLVSTVMTILILVASEIIPKTIGATYWKGLANFTSKALNIMIFPLKYTGILWVLQLTTKLIGGKGHGSILSRESFLVMTEMAEKDGVFKKNESKVIRNLLGFKEIKVNDVMTPRTVMELADESQTIQAFYDGHKNLRFSRIPVFKENPDEITGYFLKDHLLEAIINGKGNEALSTIKRDILITDRELSIPDLFDKLIKEKEHIALVVDEYGSVSGLVSQEDVIETLLGLEIMDETDSVADLQALARKSWENRAKRMGIIGDDLEQ; this is translated from the coding sequence ATGACATTATTAATAATTTACGCAACTGTTTCAATATTTTTCTCTTTTCTATGTTCAATTTTAGAAGCAGTTTTACTAAGTATAACTCCCACTTTTATCAATCTTAAAAAGAGCGAAGGTTTAGAGTATGCAAACGAATTAGAAGTTTTAAAGAAAGATGTAGATAAACCCTTAATTGCAATTTTAACGATTAATACAATTGCACATACAGTAGGTGCAATTTTGGTTGGTGTACAAGCTAAAGTGGCTTATGCAGAAATGTATGGCACTACAACTAGAAGTGTTTTTGGAATTGAATTTACAGAAGATGTAATGGTTGGTTTGGTATCTACAGTAATGACCATTTTAATTTTGGTTGCCTCAGAAATTATTCCGAAAACAATTGGTGCTACTTATTGGAAAGGTTTAGCAAACTTTACATCTAAAGCACTTAATATTATGATTTTCCCTTTAAAATACACAGGGATTTTATGGGTTTTACAACTTACTACAAAATTGATTGGTGGTAAAGGTCATGGAAGTATTTTGAGCAGAGAAAGCTTTTTGGTGATGACAGAAATGGCTGAAAAGGATGGTGTTTTTAAGAAAAACGAAAGTAAAGTTATTCGAAACTTATTAGGCTTTAAAGAGATTAAAGTAAATGATGTAATGACACCAAGAACAGTTATGGAGCTAGCTGATGAAAGCCAAACTATACAAGCTTTTTATGATGGTCATAAGAATTTACGTTTTTCTAGAATACCTGTTTTTAAAGAAAATCCTGATGAGATAACTGGTTACTTTTTAAAAGATCATTTATTAGAGGCAATTATTAATGGTAAAGGCAATGAAGCTTTATCAACCATAAAAAGAGATATTTTAATTACAGATAGAGAACTATCTATACCAGATTTATTTGATAAACTAATTAAAGAAAAAGAGCACATTGCCTTGGTTGTAGATGAATATGGCTCTGTAAGTGGTTTGGTTTCTCAAGAAGATGTTATAGAAACTTTATTAGGTTTAGAAATAATGGATGAAACAGATTCTGTTGCAGATTTACAGGCTTTAGCTCGTAAATCTTGGGAAAATCGAGCTAAGAGAATGGGTATTATTGGAGATGATTTAGAGCAATAA
- the hflX gene encoding GTPase HflX, protein MIDQKEAISEKAVLIGVITQQQDETKSTEYLDELEFLTETAGGVVVKRFVQKMERPNPKTFLGAGKLEDVKQYIQSNMIGTAIFDDELSPAQLRNIEKILDCKILDRTNLILDIFAQRAQTSSAKTQVELAQSEYLLPRLTRLWTHLDKQKGGIGMRGPGETEIETDRRIIRDKITLLKKRLKTIDKQMAVQRKNRGKMVRVALVGYTNVGKSTLMNVISKSDVFAENKLFATLDTTVRKVVIKNIPFLMTDTVGFIRKLPTQLVESFKSTLDEVREADLLLHVVDISHPNFEDHIASVNSILTDIKCADKPTLMVFNKIDAYEHETIKEDDLETERGKEHYTLQDWKKTWMNDKEVESIFISALNKENLEDFKEKTYEEVKKIHIQRFPYNDFLYYEYKEEE, encoded by the coding sequence ATGATAGATCAAAAAGAAGCTATTTCTGAAAAAGCTGTTTTAATAGGTGTTATTACACAACAGCAAGATGAAACAAAATCAACAGAATATTTAGACGAACTAGAGTTTTTAACAGAAACTGCAGGTGGTGTTGTTGTAAAACGTTTTGTTCAGAAGATGGAAAGACCAAATCCCAAAACATTTTTAGGTGCTGGAAAGTTAGAAGATGTAAAACAATACATACAATCTAACATGATTGGTACTGCTATATTTGATGATGAATTATCACCTGCACAATTAAGAAATATAGAGAAAATTTTAGATTGCAAAATTTTAGATAGAACCAATTTAATCTTAGATATTTTTGCACAAAGAGCACAAACAAGCTCTGCAAAAACGCAAGTAGAATTAGCACAAAGCGAATACCTTTTACCACGTTTAACACGTCTTTGGACACACTTAGACAAACAAAAAGGAGGTATTGGAATGCGTGGACCAGGAGAAACAGAAATTGAAACAGATAGACGTATTATTCGTGATAAAATAACACTATTAAAAAAACGATTAAAAACCATTGATAAACAAATGGCGGTTCAAAGAAAGAATCGTGGTAAAATGGTTAGAGTAGCATTAGTAGGTTATACCAATGTTGGTAAGTCTACTTTAATGAATGTAATTAGTAAAAGTGATGTTTTTGCCGAAAATAAACTCTTTGCAACCTTAGATACAACAGTTCGTAAAGTGGTTATTAAAAATATTCCTTTTTTAATGACAGACACTGTTGGGTTTATTAGAAAATTACCAACGCAATTGGTAGAATCTTTTAAGTCTACTCTAGATGAGGTTAGAGAAGCAGATTTATTGCTACATGTTGTAGATATTTCTCATCCTAATTTTGAAGATCATATTGCTTCTGTAAACTCAATTTTAACCGATATAAAATGTGCAGATAAACCAACTTTAATGGTTTTTAATAAGATTGATGCTTATGAACATGAAACTATTAAAGAAGATGATTTAGAAACAGAAAGAGGCAAAGAGCATTATACTTTACAAGATTGGAAAAAAACTTGGATGAATGATAAAGAAGTAGAATCTATTTTTATCTCTGCATTAAACAAAGAAAATTTAGAAGACTTTAAAGAAAAAACGTACGAAGAGGTAAAGAAAATTCACATTCAACGTTTTCCTTATAATGACTTTTTGTATTACGAATATAAAGAGGAAGAATAA
- a CDS encoding carbonic anhydrase family protein has product MKNLVKYLGILIVTLSVYACVDDKEVTTTTNNKDSVLVAQTPIKSILTAEEQANLSPDEIIGRLKKGNENFVSNNLTRRDHSAQRRKATIGQYPKAIVLSCVDSRVPVEDVFDLGIGDIFVARVAGNIENADIVGSMEFATAVAGSKLVIVMGHSSCGAVKHAVDNTDAASMEMNSLQNLLNEIKPSVKATPTNGEISSKNTAFLNDVIHNNALITVKDIRERSPKMAQLEEEGKIKIVAAVYNMATGKVEFI; this is encoded by the coding sequence ATGAAAAACTTAGTAAAGTATTTGGGTATTTTAATAGTTACACTTTCAGTTTATGCTTGTGTTGATGATAAAGAAGTTACAACAACCACTAATAATAAAGATTCAGTATTGGTAGCACAAACACCAATAAAAAGTATTCTTACTGCAGAAGAACAAGCAAATTTGAGTCCTGATGAAATTATTGGAAGACTTAAAAAAGGGAATGAAAACTTTGTTTCGAATAACTTAACAAGAAGAGATCATTCTGCACAAAGAAGAAAAGCAACCATTGGTCAATATCCAAAAGCAATTGTATTATCATGTGTAGATAGTAGAGTACCTGTAGAAGATGTTTTTGATTTAGGAATTGGAGATATTTTTGTAGCAAGAGTTGCTGGTAATATAGAGAATGCAGACATTGTTGGTTCTATGGAATTTGCTACTGCAGTAGCAGGTTCTAAGCTAGTAATTGTTATGGGCCACAGTTCTTGTGGAGCAGTAAAACATGCAGTAGACAATACAGATGCAGCTTCTATGGAAATGAACTCGTTACAAAATCTTTTAAATGAAATAAAACCTTCTGTTAAAGCAACACCAACTAATGGAGAAATATCTTCAAAAAACACAGCTTTTTTAAATGATGTAATTCATAATAATGCATTAATTACTGTAAAAGACATTAGAGAAAGGTCTCCTAAAATGGCACAATTAGAAGAAGAAGGTAAAATTAAAATTGTAGCTGCAGTTTATAATATGGCTACAGGTAAAGTAGAATTTATATAA
- a CDS encoding DUF2490 domain-containing protein → MKTKFLFLVLSIFTLSTFSQVDENQTGAWYMYFFNHKFSDSQFGIQGDVQYRAWDLMADQEQLLLRSGLTYTPKNANVMFTLGFANITTGEFGDSNATSNENRIYQEALIPQKIGKRFLLTHRFRYEQRFVDDQDFRTRYRYNLFINVPFNNKSLVPKTIYGAFYNELFINGERIIGNNNNTVELFDRNRTYFGVGYVLNPQIRFQVGYMNQTTNAWSKGQLQFSMHHNF, encoded by the coding sequence ATGAAAACTAAATTTCTTTTTCTAGTACTATCAATTTTTACATTATCTACATTTAGTCAAGTAGATGAAAACCAAACAGGAGCTTGGTACATGTATTTTTTTAATCATAAATTTTCTGATTCACAATTTGGTATTCAAGGAGATGTGCAATACAGAGCTTGGGATTTAATGGCAGATCAAGAGCAATTACTTTTACGTTCAGGTTTAACCTACACACCTAAAAATGCAAATGTAATGTTCACTCTAGGATTTGCAAATATTACCACTGGTGAATTTGGCGATTCTAATGCTACTTCTAATGAAAATAGAATATATCAGGAGGCATTAATACCACAAAAAATAGGAAAAAGGTTTTTGTTAACCCATAGATTTAGATACGAGCAAAGATTTGTAGATGATCAAGACTTTAGAACTAGGTATAGGTATAACCTTTTTATAAATGTTCCATTCAACAATAAAAGTTTAGTGCCAAAAACTATTTACGGAGCCTTTTATAATGAGCTTTTTATAAATGGAGAAAGAATTATAGGTAATAATAATAATACAGTAGAATTATTTGATAGAAATAGAACATATTTTGGTGTAGGCTATGTTTTAAATCCTCAAATAAGGTTTCAAGTGGGTTATATGAATCAAACCACAAATGCTTGGAGCAAAGGACAATTACAATTTAGTATGCACCACAACTTTTAA
- a CDS encoding endonuclease/exonuclease/phosphatase family protein: MFPSLPSIKQKKDITTIAFYNVENLFDTVDDPNTADDDYTPNGKKKWTVDRYKIKVKKLSSIIAQLGLHKSKYPPAIVGLVEVENAKVVSDLANSSYLKKHHYGFVHYDSPDERGIDVALLYNKIAFELIDSETYPVYLEDEEGDRDYTRDILKVSGNLHGELVHIIVTHWSSRREGVAETEHKRIAAAEKIREITLDLHQKEMNPKIIIMGDFNDDPTSRSVNQFLVKDDFYNPMKKILNPESKGSLTFNGNWNLFDQIIFSKNFLQEEKNKLYFKHAEVFNKKWMKIYKGKYKGSPFRTYIGPWYKGGFSDHFPVYAFLKKKS, encoded by the coding sequence ATGTTTCCATCTCTACCAAGTATCAAACAAAAAAAAGATATTACTACAATTGCTTTTTACAATGTAGAAAACTTGTTTGACACTGTAGATGACCCAAATACTGCAGATGACGATTATACACCAAATGGTAAAAAGAAATGGACAGTAGATCGTTATAAGATTAAAGTAAAAAAATTAAGCTCTATTATAGCTCAATTAGGTTTGCATAAATCTAAATATCCACCAGCAATTGTTGGTTTGGTGGAGGTAGAGAATGCTAAAGTAGTATCAGATTTAGCTAACTCTTCATATTTAAAAAAGCATCATTATGGTTTTGTACATTATGATTCACCTGATGAAAGAGGTATAGACGTTGCTTTGTTATACAACAAAATAGCTTTTGAATTAATTGATTCTGAAACTTACCCTGTTTATTTAGAGGATGAAGAAGGTGATAGAGATTACACTAGAGATATTTTAAAAGTAAGTGGTAATTTACATGGTGAATTAGTACATATAATTGTTACTCATTGGTCTTCTAGAAGAGAAGGTGTAGCAGAAACAGAACATAAAAGAATTGCTGCTGCAGAAAAAATTAGAGAAATCACTTTAGATCTTCATCAAAAAGAAATGAACCCTAAAATTATAATTATGGGCGATTTTAATGATGACCCTACAAGTAGAAGTGTTAACCAATTTTTGGTAAAGGATGATTTTTATAACCCTATGAAAAAAATCTTAAATCCAGAAAGTAAAGGCTCATTAACATTTAATGGAAATTGGAATTTGTTTGATCAAATTATATTTTCTAAAAACTTTTTACAAGAAGAAAAAAACAAATTATATTTTAAGCACGCAGAAGTTTTTAATAAAAAATGGATGAAAATATACAAAGGAAAATATAAGGGAAGCCCTTTTAGAACTTATATTGGCCCTTGGTATAAAGGAGGTTTTTCAGATCATTTTCCTGTATATGCCTTTCTTAAAAAGAAGTCCTAA
- the glpQ gene encoding glycerophosphodiester phosphodiesterase: protein MKYNLLFLICLLLTCCKQTQKKEKLSKKIVIAHRGASAYLPEHTLEAKAMAFAMNVNFIEQDLVLSKDDVPIVIHDIYLDDVTDVATKFPNRKRKDNRFYVIDFTYQELKTLQVTERFNPKTGKQFYPDRFPKWKGSFKLHSLQEEIELIQGLNASTGKKIGIYPEIKEPKFHQKEGKNLTSVVLKVLDDYGYKTKNDNCILQCFDANELERIRVELKSELFLVQLIEHKEEAKQLKHFATYADGIGPWYKQILLEKVEGKFTFTNLVKEAHELELKVHPYTFRADALAEFSSFNEMLETLLIDANVDGAFTDFPDKVVHFLKNRNQLKE from the coding sequence ATGAAATACAATTTATTATTTTTGATTTGTTTGCTACTAACTTGTTGTAAACAAACCCAAAAGAAAGAAAAATTGAGTAAGAAAATTGTAATAGCACATAGAGGAGCATCTGCTTATTTACCAGAACACACCCTAGAAGCAAAAGCCATGGCTTTTGCAATGAATGTAAATTTTATAGAGCAAGATTTGGTGTTGAGTAAAGATGATGTACCTATTGTTATACATGATATTTATTTAGATGATGTTACAGATGTTGCTACCAAATTCCCAAATAGAAAAAGAAAAGACAATCGATTTTATGTTATAGATTTTACCTATCAAGAATTAAAAACATTACAGGTTACAGAGCGTTTTAATCCAAAAACTGGAAAACAATTTTATCCTGATAGATTTCCAAAATGGAAAGGCAGTTTTAAACTACACTCTCTACAAGAAGAAATTGAATTGATACAAGGATTAAATGCTTCTACAGGAAAAAAAATTGGTATTTATCCTGAAATTAAGGAACCAAAATTTCATCAAAAAGAAGGTAAAAATCTAACTTCTGTTGTTTTAAAAGTATTGGATGATTATGGTTACAAAACCAAAAATGATAATTGTATTCTTCAATGTTTTGATGCTAACGAACTAGAAAGAATTAGAGTTGAATTAAAATCAGAACTATTTTTAGTGCAATTGATAGAACATAAAGAAGAAGCTAAACAACTAAAACATTTTGCTACTTATGCAGATGGAATTGGACCTTGGTACAAACAAATTTTACTAGAAAAAGTAGAGGGTAAATTTACATTTACAAACCTTGTAAAAGAAGCACATGAATTAGAATTAAAAGTGCATCCTTACACATTTAGGGCAGATGCTTTGGCTGAATTCTCGTCTTTTAATGAAATGTTAGAAACCTTGCTTATTGATGCTAATGTAGATGGTGCTTTCACGGATTTTCCTGATAAAGTAGTTCATTTTCTTAAAAATCGTAATCAGTTAAAAGAATAG
- a CDS encoding chloride channel protein, with the protein MPTKNKYLKQILLWRYQFISERQFIYVLSVLVGLLAGLGTAVLKNLTFFFENLLEGKFIKDFHHSLYFIFPIIGLIIVFYIKKKVIKKEIGHGISTTLHAVSKKNGIIEKYKMYASLITAPITVGFGGSAGLQGPAVSTGAALGSYVAQLFHMSPKTRMLLIGCATAGAMSSMFKAPVAAIVFAVEIFSLDLAFASLVPLLLASVSAIITSYFFFERDALFGFQLIDTFEIKDVLYYIILGLGTGVASVYFSKIYFRITKFFNHFKKRIHRLIIGGFAIGLMLYLIPPLYGEGYGLINNLLNGNTADALATLPYNVDLTNIWIVIAFLIIIALFKAIAMTTTFAAGGVGGIFIPTLFMGASLGNVFAKIINTLGGNVSESNFTLIGMTGLMAGVLHAPLTAIFLIAEITGGYDLFVPLMLVAAISFAFTKYFIANSIYTTELAKRGELITHNKDKNVMMMMKVDRLIEKNFKTIHPEMLLGDMLKSAVAKSTRNIFPVTNSDKVFLGIVLLDDIRPFMFDTEMYNNVTVETLMKAAPEIIFYDDSVTEIMKKFKTSDAWNLPVVQGDKYIGFISKSKLLTAYRNKLIEVTS; encoded by the coding sequence AATTTTACTTTGGAGATATCAGTTTATTTCTGAACGTCAGTTTATTTATGTTCTTAGTGTTTTAGTAGGTTTATTGGCTGGTTTAGGAACTGCTGTATTAAAGAATTTAACGTTCTTTTTCGAGAATCTTTTAGAAGGTAAATTCATTAAAGATTTTCATCATTCCTTATATTTTATTTTTCCTATTATTGGTTTAATTATCGTCTTTTACATTAAAAAGAAGGTGATAAAAAAAGAGATAGGCCATGGAATTTCGACCACATTACATGCTGTTTCTAAAAAAAACGGAATTATTGAAAAGTACAAAATGTATGCTTCTTTAATTACGGCTCCAATTACAGTTGGTTTTGGTGGTTCTGCAGGGTTGCAAGGCCCAGCAGTTAGTACAGGTGCTGCTTTAGGTTCTTATGTTGCTCAGTTATTTCATATGAGCCCTAAAACTAGAATGTTGCTTATTGGTTGTGCAACAGCTGGTGCAATGTCCTCTATGTTTAAAGCACCAGTTGCAGCTATTGTATTTGCAGTAGAAATCTTTAGTTTAGATTTGGCATTTGCATCTTTAGTACCACTTTTATTAGCATCTGTTTCAGCAATAATTACATCTTATTTTTTCTTTGAAAGAGATGCGCTTTTTGGTTTTCAGCTTATAGATACTTTTGAGATTAAGGATGTTTTGTATTACATTATTTTAGGGTTAGGTACAGGTGTAGCTTCTGTCTATTTTTCTAAAATTTATTTTAGAATTACAAAGTTCTTTAATCACTTTAAAAAACGAATACATAGATTAATTATTGGTGGCTTTGCTATTGGTTTAATGTTGTATTTAATTCCTCCTTTATATGGTGAAGGTTATGGATTAATAAATAATTTATTGAATGGAAACACAGCAGATGCTTTAGCAACATTACCTTATAATGTAGATTTAACCAATATTTGGATTGTTATTGCATTTCTAATTATAATTGCTTTGTTTAAAGCTATTGCAATGACAACCACATTTGCAGCTGGTGGAGTTGGAGGTATCTTTATACCAACACTTTTTATGGGAGCATCTTTGGGTAATGTATTTGCGAAAATCATAAATACTTTAGGAGGTAATGTGTCTGAATCTAACTTTACACTAATTGGTATGACTGGTTTAATGGCTGGTGTTTTACATGCGCCTTTAACAGCCATTTTTTTAATTGCAGAAATAACAGGAGGTTATGATTTATTTGTACCATTAATGTTGGTTGCTGCTATAAGTTTTGCTTTTACCAAATACTTTATTGCAAATTCTATTTACACAACAGAATTGGCAAAAAGAGGTGAATTAATAACTCATAATAAGGACAAGAATGTGATGATGATGATGAAGGTTGATCGATTAATAGAAAAGAATTTTAAAACCATTCATCCAGAAATGTTACTAGGAGATATGCTAAAATCAGCAGTTGCAAAATCTACTAGAAACATTTTTCCTGTTACAAATTCAGATAAAGTTTTCTTAGGTATTGTTCTCTTAGATGATATAAGGCCTTTTATGTTTGATACAGAAATGTATAATAATGTTACTGTAGAAACTTTAATGAAAGCAGCTCCAGAAATTATATTTTATGATGATTCTGTTACAGAAATTATGAAGAAATTTAAAACTAGTGATGCCTGGAATTTACCTGTTGTGCAAGGAGATAAATATATTGGTTTTATTTCAAAATCTAAATTATTAACTGCCTATAGAAATAAGTTAATAGAAGTAACCAGTTAA